In Euphorbia lathyris chromosome 2, ddEupLath1.1, whole genome shotgun sequence, the sequence AtgcaaataattcaattgatatTTCATTGGCCCTTTTAAAAGGGCTTCCATCGATCCGTATTAAAAGGCTGATGCAAATGATTCAATTGATATTTGCATCGACCCCAAATAAAAAGCTAATGCAAATAGACCTCTTGCATCGCACTTTATAAAGGTCGATGCAAATATCCATTTTTCTACTAGTGaattttcttaccaaaaaataaATCTCGGAGCAATTTTGGACTCAGATAATAGAACCCATAAAACATGACTTTTACCAGGGTTCAGAGACGAGGGCAAAAGATATGGAGGTGTGGATGCACCATTGGTTATCGGGAACTTAACTTATAGGGTGATTAATGGGTGGTTTCTACCATTGCTTACCTTGTGATCTTCACCTGCAAAGTGTTAATTACACTTCAACAGATGAATCATTGTGCATTTTTTTCGTTTTGGTCCATGTCAAAATGACGTCATTTTGGTCTGTATTTGAAAAATAGCTCAACCCGTATGGGTTGagcttatttttttcttctctaGTTAGTCAATGGCTGACTCCGGTATTGTCGGGACCCACTGTTAGTCCACATTCAAAAATCAGatgataaatttttattatttcttaatTTAAAGATATATCTACACAATTCTTCAAAACCGTTAAGAACAAATTTGAACTTTATCcctatttttattcatttctttcatgattttttatatgtataaataatgGAAATACTTCGGTGCAGGGATGATCAAATATTGTTCTCCGGGATCATATTTTACACCGTTATAGCGACATATCCTTCATTGGCCACCCATTTTCCCATTTGGAGAACGGATGGCGTAATCATAGTATTTCTACTACATGTGGGGCCTATGGAGTTTCTTTATTACTGGCTTCACCGTCTTTTGCACCACCATTTCCTTTACTCCCGATACCATTCCCACCATCATTCCTCAATCGTCACCGAGCCCATTACTTGTAATTAATTAACTACATCAATCTAACAGTGACGGATCCATCAGGCATGCTCTGAGGGAAAGGGGGCAGGGGTCCGATGTCCCATTGAGtctgaaaaaaataattaccGACGAAAATATCTGTCATTACATTCTATTAAGGTTTTGTCACAAATTGACCAGATTTTGCAATAGAATTATCCGTCGGTATGCTTATTTCAAAAGAAATCATGtaattttaacaaatttttcATCCATGGACCCTCCAAGTATTCGATTCCGGCTCCATCATTGGATGCACGATTCATGAATAAGGGTGCTCCATCATTGATAAAAACAACGATTGGCTCGTTGAACTTATAAAGTATCTCGTTAGCCTTTTCATGAACTTGCTTAAGCTGATATATATTTCAATTCTTCCAAatcatctttttctctctcacCTGAACTTTGGAGGTTAATCatgtcattttaaacaagttcatgaGGTTATGGAGACCTAACAATTCTTTGGATACTTTTTactctaaattttttaaagttTATGCATAAGCTCAATGAATATTTACATACAACAAACAGTagtggcgaatacatgattGGTCAGTTAGGGAAGCAATTTTACACGTGCGTGTGtaaaaaaattgctaaatcaaACTCGCCCActcaattttttattattattattatatatacacGTTATCATCTGAGTGGTGAGGACCAATTTTTTACATGCCACtaaaaacttctcaaaattaagctagatttgatTACAAAAATAAGACTAAATCGTTTTGAATGAAATTAGGAAAATTTATCATTTATCATATATTAGTCAAGTTGGATTTTGTAAATAAATACAAACTTAATGACTTAATTAACCACCCGAACCTTAATGTTTCTGAAATAGAGGGCCGAAATGATCCATATTATGGATATTCAGGGGCCGAAACCATCCATGGTAGGGGGTGGTTCCAGTGGGCGGAGGGCCTGGCCCCTCCAAACCCTATTTGTATCCACCCCTTAATGACCAGTAGATACTCAAACCCCTCCCCGACCGTTTGGATCCGTCCCTCAacctaatctaattcttatgttATTTAGTACTAATTGTTGTCTATTTTGGATGCAGCTGTGATTCATCCTTTTGCAGAACACATAGCCTACTTTGTTATCTTCTCCATACCATTGTTGACAACAGTATTTACAGGAACCTCATCCATGTCTATTTTATTTGGTTACGTTACTTTCATTGATTTCATGAACAATATGGGTCACTGCAATTTCGAGCTCATACCGAAGTGGCTTTTCACCGTCTTTCCTGCGCTCAAATACATCATCTACACCCCTTCGTAGGTCTCGAAACAAACTCGTTTCCTAAGATGTAATGTGATTTTAGAAATAGATAAATCTTAATCTTATATTCAATTAAATCACTAATGTTTTCTAGATTATCTTATGGATAAAGTTCAAAAAACACATGTGCTTTCCCGtctggatttttttttgtccaaattgGACATGGGgttttcgttttgctaaaaacGAGGATCTTTAAGTTTGACACTATATAAATGAGTGtcaacgacctcaaaatggaaaatttcaagaattaaagttatttacacccacatttactatgaaaccaaattttatatttttcaaaatcatcactttcgttcttaaaaaaatcatcatttttcggAGTTTTATCTCTCAACATTCACTTTCTCTCCACTCACCAAACAAGACCTCAATGGcctcaattttattaaaaagtttaagaattaaagttgcttaaaatacaataagtctttgaatttttcatttttgaggTCGTCAatactcattttaattttaagattCTTATTTTTAGTAAAGCGAAAAACCTCACTTTGTCGCAAAAAAACCCTAGTCTCCGTTTCAAAAACAAATTCTTTTAGTGACTTTAATTTTAAGATCCTTATTTTTAGTGAgctcttaagttaaaaattgaaaaaagaaagTTAAAAACCAACTCCAACAGCCTTTTAGTGACTCATTAAATCACCAAGAGGTTGTTGGAGTTGGTTTTTAACACTCTCTTAGTTggactcttaagttaaaatttgaagaaaaagtgttaaaaaccaactccaacagcctcttagcgACTTACCAAATCGCTAAAAGCATCTTCATCTCTCTCTATTATTGAGGAGCTCCTAGTGCctccttatttcatttttttattaataatttattattgagtagtCTATCTCCTCttactattggtaaatataacgaTACTtactaattttaatgataaaatactaAATAAAGAGTGAATATGATGAGTATTATTGGAGATGATACGTATTagagcccgtttgttttacctactgtttgctgttgctgtttgctgtttactgttacggtttgctgtttgctgttgctgttacggtttgttgtttggtgttggaaaaagctgcttttccaaaaagcagagattctctgcttttgtaaaaggctgcttttcgggtgtaaaaggcaaacaggagaccactaaccaaacacctaatgctgcttttcaattgtaaaaggcgaacatgaggtcactaaccaaacacctaaaactcttccttttgaagtgaaaaggcaaaaggagcctgaaaaggagcaaccaaacacccccttagtcaactaaaaataattgtttatattatatttaaagaGTGTACTAAGAATCTCTTGGTGATGCTCTTAGGAACTCTGAAGATTTTGTGTCGGATTTGTTCTGACGATTTAGATGAAATTCCATCACGAGGCATGAACTGTTTTGACAAATTAGATTCCGTCGGGATTGAGTTTTTAGACAAAAAATTCGTCTGAAATACTTATGCTTaactaatttttatattatttagaaatactGTTTTCCGATTTTCATTTTCCTTTCAGTTTTCATATCCATTTTTATTCCGGTTTATTTGTAACATAGTTATACTATGTTAATTTGCAGGTTCCATTCTATGCACCACACACAATTCCGCACCAACTACTCTCTATTCATGCCTTTCTACGACTACATATACGGGACAATGGACAAGTCTAGTGATATTGTTTCTCAAATTTCCTTGAAACGACAAGAGGATGTAGCAGACGTCGTTCACCTTACCCATTTGACAACCCCCGAGTCCATTTACCATCTACGCTTTGGATTTCCTCACTTTGCCTCCAATCCCCTCTGTTCCAAATGGTACATTTGGTTATTGTGGCCTCTTACCCTCTTGACCATGGCTTTGACATGGGTTTATGGTCGAACGTTTCTCGTTGAGAGGCATCGCTTTGACAAGCTCAGATTGCAAACTTGGGCTATACCCAAGTATAAAATTCAAGTATGATCATCAATTCTTTTAGGCTTAATATACGAGCGTCCTACTTgaagtataatttaatatacGACCATCACTAAGAGTTCGTAATTTGTTATTCTTTACGGAAATTTTTGTCATTAAATGTGTAGTTTTCGCTGTAATTTCCCTATTTAGAAATTGTGTGAATTTGACATCACGACGAAatctaaaatgaaaatattcgtCGATGATATTTAGTTACAAAAAGATATGTAATTTTTAACATATATTTGTCTGTTGACCCCCGAGTATTTTGTTTTGGCCACGCATATAATATAAGTGGTTAATCATTTTACATTAAACAAGTTGAAGGACTAATTAGATATTTCTAAAGTTTAGATGGTCAATCAAATTATTTGTACGATTACAAGTTGTTGCTCAAGTTAAAAATAAATAGCAACGTTGTTATATTGTTGCAAAATATAACTTTCATCTTCCCAATGTATTGCATATTTGGCAACGAAAAGATTTTTGCAACAAGCATGTTGTTGCCAAATATGTATTTTTGGCAACAACAGAAATCCGTTGCAAATCTCTTTAGCAACAGAACTTTTCACAACGATCAAAACTTGTTGCAAAATATAACATGTCGTTTCGAAAAATAGTTTTTGCAACGACATTTTCGGTTGTcaaaaaattgattttcatGTAGTGGATGTattaattcttttaatttataagattaactttaaaatttaattttttttaaatgttgcaCTACAGTACTACATGAAATGGCAAAATGAACCCATCAATAACATGATAGAGAAAGCCATACTTAAAGCCGACGAAAATGGTGTGAAAGTATTGAGCCTTGGACTGTTAAATCAGGCAGAAGAGGTGAACAAACATGGAGAGATATATGTGGAGAGGCATCTGAGGTTGAAGACGAAGGTCGTGGATGGAAGTAGCTTAGCAGTAGCGATTGTGGTTAATAGCATTCCTAAAGAAACAACTCAACTTCTTCTTACGGGGAAGCTTACTAAGGTTGCTTGTGCTGTTGTCTTGAGCCTGTGTCGGAGAAAAATTCAGGTACGTACTTTCTTTATCGGTAAAAAATATTTAACCTCTTATATCATGAGTTTAACCTTCTTTAATGATCTTGACAcctaataatataatttcttaGAGATAAGATACAAATTTATTCCTAtcattttttagggtaaatttcaaataaaacccctatggtttcactaattttcagataaatgactctggtttactttttgtcaaaacgaggattgaggtttcgcacttggattaatgctattaaaaccatctttaacaaccttaaaataaaaaatttcaagaattaaaattgttcaatgtcatattttttatggaactacatttccgattttcgaaaatcatcttttttggaactttctctttctaaacattaactttctctctctttaccaaacatcatctaaataatctcaaaataaaaaagttgaagaattaaagttgcttagaatattagtagttcttaaaatatgtcatttttgaagtcgtcaatgatgattttaatagtatcaatcgaaaaagtctttattttgctaaagttgaaaacctcaatcctcgttttgacaaaaagtaaaccacaatcctttatctgaaaattagtgaaaccacatgggttttatttgaaatttatccttttttttagaaagtgtaatttacatataatgtatgaaataatgcaattttatcACTACCGTTgccaaacaagatcaattttacacatacctaatatatttttttaatagacTTATTTGATAGTTATTCGACTGCCACATTGGATCTTCCAAATAAATTTATGGATAAATGAAGCGGTTTCGTGCATTTTGGCaagttgtttataattattttaataatataataaacatttttatatagttttttgTGATTAACTTGTATCTGACAGAATTAAGTAGTGACACTATGACAAGTTATTTGTAACTATgttaataacataataaatattttagacataattgatgttcGAAAGGTCTGGCCTGACAGTTAAATAACGAGTTAAATAATAGTAAATACTCTGTTTAAATTCCCCGTTATGTAGGAGTTAAACTGAGTTTGTTTgaaaatgttaagggtaaaaattatatcatttcatacgttatgggtaaattcgtatttcataaaaaaaagacAGTGGAAATTTTGGAATTTATCTACTACCTAAGAGTCTGTTTGGTTCATCTGTTCCtgtttgctatttgttgtttgttgttccAATCagattttaattgttttttctgGTAAAAGCAGTGGTTTCGGAATTTTACTAAACACATTTTTATCTTCTATTTAGAGTTAAAAGTAAAAGTAGTTtcgaaaaatgaaaacaaacggACACTAAAACGAATGTAATTCTTTCAGGTAACAACTCCCTTTAAGGAAGACTATGAGAAACTTAAGGCATCATTTGGAACTGATAACTCTAGCAACAATCTACTTTTTTCCTCCAATTATTCTCTCAAGGTAAgtccataattttttttgaatccATCATTAGAATTTaattaaatcataaataatttattaattaagatgtttaatttaaattaggcttaatacattacaACTCTCTGAAGTTGTCCAAACCAGTACAACTAACATCATGAACTTCAAAATGTTACAATTAACcacctcaacttgcttatttggaatcAATACCCTCTCAAATGCCATGTGGCATTGTATGATTGGTAGTGTAGGTTGTCGCAACTATAGGTTAGTTGTAAATGTTTGAAGTTCCAATCACACGTTACCATATAGCATGagaggggttatttgttccaaaaaaagTAATTTGAGGGGGTTAGTTGTCACATTTTAAAGTTCATGAGTCAATTATGCCTATAAATTACTAATctaaatttgtaaatttttaccatttggCACCTTGTATTTATACTTGGATTTATTACGCACTTTAAACTCGTAAATTTTTGCCATTTTCACATCCCgaacttgtcaattttaggaCTATGACATCCTTATTATTTACTGATTTGGCACATTTGAATTTGATTAGGCACATGTAATGTTATTTTAATGTAAGTTTGCCAAGTTTTCAAATAAAAGTCTCAAAGGTCGAAATTTGATAAGTTTGTGGTGACAAACGGCAAAAATTACAAGTTTAGACGTGTAATAATTTGATAGGGAAGAAAATATATTGTCCTTAATTATCTACCCTTTATGTATCTCTCATTCAATTTATGACACGTGACATATTTATCTTGCTTTAACCCTATTAACTCTAAATCTTAACTCTATTAACTTGGGTTAAAGTAGGATAAGTAGGAAGAAAATCGGATGTCACGAATTTTCTATTATCTTTATAGAGAAATTATTACGAGGTTCacaccttttttttttacatttgtaCGGTGGACCTAcattgtttttcatgtttttttattagtGAGTTAACCACGCACATGTCAAAAGATGTGTGGGTTCATCCATTTATGGAGGACCTTCTTATTCAATTTATGACACGTGATGTATTTATCATATTAGCCCTAGTAAGTTTGGTGAAATTATTATAATACGTAATAAATTGAGTAGGAGACATGTAAGGGGATCGAAAATTGGAAGCAATAAATTTTCTTTCGAATAAGTATGCCTCGTCATAAATTGAACATGGGAATcgaaaattattataaatttaaatgtgtaattatatattaaatttaatataggATGTTTATTgatcctttaattaattatttatacataCGTAATTTAATatgaattaaatattttgaggtAACAGACATGGCTAGTCGGGGATGAATTAAGTGACGAGGAGCAAAATA encodes:
- the LOC136217022 gene encoding very-long-chain aldehyde decarbonylase CER1-like, with the translated sequence MATTPGILTEWPWKPLGSFKHIVLAPWVIGHGYSYLIKGENDLSSFLIFPLILWRMLHNQLWISLSRYRTAKGNNRILDKPIEFDQIDREKNWDDQILFSGIIFYTVIATYPSLATHFPIWRTDGVIIVFLLHVGPMEFLYYWLHRLLHHHFLYSRYHSHHHSSIVTEPITSVIHPFAEHIAYFVIFSIPLLTTVFTGTSSMSILFGYVTFIDFMNNMGHCNFELIPKWLFTVFPALKYIIYTPSFHSMHHTQFRTNYSLFMPFYDYIYGTMDKSSDIVSQISLKRQEDVADVVHLTHLTTPESIYHLRFGFPHFASNPLCSKWYIWLLWPLTLLTMALTWVYGRTFLVERHRFDKLRLQTWAIPKYKIQYYMKWQNEPINNMIEKAILKADENGVKVLSLGLLNQAEEVNKHGEIYVERHLRLKTKVVDGSSLAVAIVVNSIPKETTQLLLTGKLTKVACAVVLSLCRRKIQVTTPFKEDYEKLKASFGTDNSSNNLLFSSNYSLKTWLVGDELSDEEQNKAKEGTIFIPMSQFPPNKFRKDCFYYTTPAMEAPPSLENVDSCENWLPRRVMSAWRIAGIVHCLEGWNVNECGRNIFNIDKVWEATLRHGFKPLVMHAASVTPKLF